One stretch of Saccharopolyspora erythraea DNA includes these proteins:
- a CDS encoding class I SAM-dependent methyltransferase produces the protein MAKSVDDLARSEGTGSIDGTADLVAREEQVFGDNPLEVRESDHYTHEYVGGFVDKWDELIDWKKRYESEGTFFIDQLKARGVRSVLDVATGTGFHSVRLLEEGFEAVSADGSPQMLAKAFSNGLTYGGHILRVVHADWRWLNRDVHGEYDAIICLGNSFTHLFSERDRRKALAEFYAMLKHDGVLIIDQRNYDSILDTGFSSKHTYYYAGDDVSAEPDYIDDGLARFKYTFPDKSEFYLNMYPLRKNYMRRLMREVGFQRIDTYGDFQETYKESEPDFFIHVAEKNYRTEEQLSAGYSSAVSTARDYYNSEDADNFYFHVWGGNDIHVGLYQSPDEDIDSASRRTVERMAAKVRITPETRILDIGAGYGGAARHLARTYGCKVACLNLSEVENARNVEFNRAEGLEELIEVKDGSFEDIPYEDNAFDIVWSQDAILHSGDRERVLEEVTRVLKGGGSFVFTDPMAADGARTSDLGPILDRLHLDTMGSPGFYRRELARLGLQSVDFEDLSEYLPVHYGRVLEVLESREQELSDRIGEDYRNRMKTGLRNWVEAGNAGNLAWGIFHAQS, from the coding sequence ATGGCCAAGAGCGTGGACGACCTCGCCCGAAGTGAAGGCACCGGTTCGATCGACGGCACCGCGGATCTGGTGGCCCGCGAGGAGCAGGTTTTCGGCGACAATCCGTTGGAAGTGCGCGAATCCGATCACTACACGCACGAATACGTCGGCGGGTTCGTCGACAAGTGGGACGAGCTCATCGACTGGAAGAAGCGCTACGAAAGCGAAGGCACCTTCTTCATCGACCAGCTCAAGGCCCGCGGTGTCCGCTCGGTGCTCGACGTGGCAACCGGCACCGGATTCCACTCGGTGCGGCTGCTCGAGGAGGGCTTCGAGGCGGTCAGCGCTGATGGCAGCCCCCAGATGCTGGCCAAGGCATTCAGCAACGGCCTGACCTACGGCGGGCACATCCTGCGCGTGGTGCACGCCGACTGGCGGTGGCTCAACCGCGATGTGCACGGCGAGTACGACGCGATCATCTGCCTCGGGAACTCGTTCACGCACCTGTTCTCCGAGCGCGACCGCCGCAAGGCGCTGGCTGAGTTCTACGCCATGCTCAAGCACGACGGCGTGCTGATCATCGATCAGCGCAACTACGACTCGATCCTGGACACCGGATTCTCCAGCAAGCACACCTACTACTACGCCGGTGACGACGTCTCGGCCGAGCCCGACTACATCGACGACGGGCTCGCGCGGTTCAAGTACACGTTCCCGGACAAATCCGAGTTCTACCTGAACATGTATCCGCTGCGGAAGAACTACATGCGGCGGCTGATGCGCGAGGTCGGATTCCAGCGGATCGACACCTACGGCGACTTCCAGGAAACCTACAAGGAATCGGAACCCGATTTCTTCATCCACGTCGCCGAGAAGAACTACCGCACCGAGGAGCAGCTCTCCGCCGGTTATTCGAGTGCGGTTTCGACCGCCCGCGACTACTACAACTCCGAGGACGCCGACAACTTCTACTTCCACGTCTGGGGCGGCAACGACATTCACGTCGGCCTCTACCAGAGCCCCGACGAGGACATCGACAGCGCCTCGCGCCGGACCGTCGAGCGGATGGCGGCCAAGGTCCGGATCACGCCCGAGACCCGCATCCTCGACATCGGCGCAGGCTACGGCGGTGCGGCCCGCCACCTGGCCCGCACCTACGGCTGCAAGGTCGCCTGCCTGAACCTCAGCGAGGTGGAGAACGCCCGCAACGTCGAGTTCAACCGGGCCGAGGGACTCGAGGAACTGATCGAGGTCAAGGACGGCTCGTTCGAGGACATCCCGTACGAGGACAACGCCTTCGACATCGTCTGGTCGCAGGATGCGATCCTGCACAGCGGTGATCGGGAGCGGGTCCTTGAAGAGGTGACCCGCGTGCTGAAGGGCGGGGGTTCGTTCGTATTCACCGACCCGATGGCGGCCGACGGCGCCCGGACCTCCGATCTCGGCCCGATCCTGGACCGGCTGCACCTGGACACGATGGGCTCGCCGGGCTTCTACCGGCGTGAGCTGGCCAGGCTGGGCCTGCAGAGCGTGGACTTCGAGGACCTCAGCGAGTACCTGCCGGTGCACTACGGCCGGGTGCTGGAGGTGCTGGAGAGCCGCGAGCAGGAGCTGTCCGACCGCATCGGTGAGGATTACCGGAACCGGATGAAGACCGGCCTGCGCAACTGGGTCGAAGCGGGCAACGCGGGCAACCTGGCGTGGGGGATCTTCCATGCGCAGTCTTGA
- the metK gene encoding methionine adenosyltransferase produces the protein MSEINRRLFTSESVTEGHPDKMCDAISDSILDELLRQDPRSRVAVETLVTTGQVHVAGEVTTDAYADIPTIVREKILEIGYDSSVKGFDGSSCGVNVAIGQQSPDIGQGVDTAHESRVEGVIDDIAKQGAGDQGLMFGYACTDTDELAPLPITLAHRLSRRLTEVRKNGTLPYLRADGKTQVTIEYAGDQPVRLDTVVLSTQHAEDVDLEATLSKDIQKHVISPELERVGLDTSDLRLLVNPTGRFVVGGPMGDAGLTGRKIIVDTYGGMARHGGGAFSGKDPSKVDRSAAYATRWVAKNAVAAGLASRIEVQVAYAIGKAAPVGLFVETFGTENVDPVKIQAAINEVFDLRPAAIIRDLDLLRPIYAPTAAYGHFGRSDVDLPWERTDRAEALKSAAGI, from the coding sequence GTGAGTGAGATCAACCGCAGGTTGTTCACGAGTGAGTCGGTGACCGAGGGTCACCCCGACAAGATGTGCGACGCGATCAGCGACTCCATCCTGGACGAACTGCTGCGGCAGGACCCGCGCAGCCGGGTCGCGGTGGAGACGCTGGTGACCACCGGTCAGGTGCACGTGGCCGGTGAGGTGACCACCGACGCCTACGCCGACATCCCCACGATCGTCCGGGAGAAGATCCTGGAGATCGGCTACGACTCCTCGGTCAAGGGCTTCGACGGCTCGTCCTGCGGTGTGAACGTCGCGATCGGCCAGCAGTCCCCGGACATCGGCCAGGGCGTCGACACCGCGCACGAGTCACGGGTCGAGGGCGTCATCGACGACATCGCCAAGCAGGGTGCCGGCGACCAGGGCCTGATGTTCGGCTACGCCTGCACCGACACCGACGAGCTCGCCCCGCTGCCGATCACGCTGGCGCACCGCCTGTCGCGCCGCCTGACCGAGGTGCGCAAGAACGGCACGCTGCCGTACCTGCGCGCCGACGGCAAGACCCAGGTGACCATCGAGTACGCCGGTGACCAGCCGGTCCGGCTCGACACCGTGGTGCTGTCCACCCAGCACGCCGAGGACGTCGATCTCGAGGCGACGCTGAGCAAGGACATCCAGAAGCACGTGATCAGCCCTGAGCTGGAGCGGGTCGGCCTGGACACCTCCGACCTGCGGCTGCTGGTGAACCCGACCGGCCGGTTCGTGGTCGGTGGTCCGATGGGCGACGCGGGCCTGACCGGCCGCAAGATCATCGTCGACACCTACGGCGGCATGGCCCGCCACGGCGGTGGCGCGTTCTCGGGCAAGGACCCGTCGAAGGTGGACCGCTCGGCGGCCTACGCGACCCGCTGGGTGGCCAAGAACGCGGTCGCCGCCGGTCTGGCCAGCCGCATCGAGGTGCAGGTCGCCTACGCCATCGGCAAGGCGGCCCCGGTCGGCCTGTTCGTGGAGACCTTCGGCACCGAGAACGTCGACCCGGTCAAGATCCAGGCCGCCATCAACGAGGTCTTCGACCTGCGCCCGGCCGCGATCATCCGCGACCTGGACCTGCTGCGTCCGATCTACGCGCCGACCGCCGCCTACGGCCACTTCGGCCGCAGCGACGTCGACCTGCCGTGGGAGCGCACCGACCGCGCCGAGGCGCTCAAGAGCGCAGCCGGCATCTGA
- a CDS encoding carbohydrate kinase family protein yields the protein MRIAVTGSIATDHLMAYPGRFAEQLIADQLEQVSLSFLVDDLQVRRGGIAANITFGLGQLGTTSVLVASVGQDFEDYRAWLERHNVDTKSVRVSETKHTARFLCTTDQDLNQIASFYPGAMAEAREIELKPIADRLDGLDIVVISPNDPEAMVNHTQECRERGYKFLADPGQQLARMDGADIRKLVEGAEYLFTNEYEHSLLLQNTGWTHDEVLDRVGMWLTSLGPKGVKIESKSAPTIEVAPPQETRKGDPTGVGDALRAGFLAGLAGELSLERSVQLGCTLATVSLETDGPQEYVVEQGSFVERFASAYGDEAAAEVRSLLG from the coding sequence GTGCGGATTGCGGTGACCGGTTCGATCGCCACGGACCACCTGATGGCCTACCCCGGCAGGTTCGCCGAGCAGTTGATCGCCGACCAGCTGGAGCAGGTCTCGCTGTCGTTCCTGGTGGACGATCTGCAGGTTCGCCGCGGCGGCATCGCGGCCAACATCACCTTCGGCCTCGGTCAGCTGGGCACCACCTCGGTGCTCGTCGCCTCGGTGGGCCAGGACTTCGAGGACTACCGGGCGTGGCTGGAGCGCCACAACGTGGACACCAAGTCGGTCCGCGTGTCGGAGACCAAGCACACGGCGCGGTTCCTGTGCACGACCGACCAGGACCTCAACCAGATCGCATCGTTCTACCCCGGCGCGATGGCCGAGGCCCGCGAGATCGAGCTCAAGCCGATCGCCGACCGCCTCGACGGCCTGGACATCGTGGTGATCTCGCCCAACGACCCCGAGGCGATGGTCAACCACACCCAGGAGTGCCGCGAGCGCGGTTACAAGTTCCTGGCCGACCCCGGCCAGCAGTTGGCCCGGATGGACGGGGCCGACATCCGTAAGCTGGTCGAGGGCGCCGAGTACCTGTTCACCAACGAGTACGAGCACAGCCTGCTGCTGCAGAACACCGGCTGGACCCACGACGAGGTGCTGGACCGGGTCGGCATGTGGCTGACCTCACTCGGCCCCAAGGGTGTCAAGATCGAGTCCAAGTCGGCGCCGACCATCGAGGTCGCGCCGCCGCAGGAGACCCGCAAGGGCGACCCGACCGGCGTCGGCGACGCGCTGCGCGCGGGCTTCCTGGCCGGGCTGGCCGGTGAGCTGAGCCTGGAGCGGTCGGTGCAGCTGGGCTGCACGCTGGCGACGGTTTCGCTGGAGACCGACGGGCCGCAGGAGTACGTCGTCGAGCAGGGCTCGTTCGTCGAGCGGTTCGCGAGCGCCTACGGCGACGAAGCCGCGGCCGAGGTGCGGTCGCTGCTGGGCTGA
- the metH gene encoding methionine synthase, whose translation MADRKNDPSGFLKALGERVLVADGGMGTALQEYDLSLDDFANLEGCNEILNETRPDVVSSVYRGFLEAGSDAIETNTFGTNLANLGEYGIPERIRDLAEKGTRLAREVADEFSTPDKPRFLLGSMGPGTKLPTLGHAPYADLRDAYVENVLGMLEGGIDVVLVETSQDLLQTKAAIVAAKRAMQQTGRFVPIIAQVTVEQTGTMLVGSEIGAALTALEPLGIDMIGMNCATGPAEMSEHLRVLSQHARVPISVMPNAGLPELGPNGAVYPLKADELAEALVGFVNDFGARLVGGCCGTTGEHIRAVSEAVASLTPVERTPEVIPSISSMYQAVPFEQDASILNVGERTNANGSKAFREAMLEERYEDCVEIAKAQTREGAHMLDLCVDYVGRDGTKDMRELASRLATASTLPIMVDSTEPDVIQAGLEHLGGRCAVNSVNYEDGTEPGGRFERVMEMVREHGATVVVTCIDEEGQARTRDWKLRVAERMIEDLTTNWGLEKSAIIIDCLVFPITTGQEEVRKDGIETIEAIKELKKRHPDVQTTLGLSNVSFGLNPAARQVLNSVFLNECREAGLDSAIVNSSKILPMTKIEEEPRQVALDLVYDRRSEGYDPLQKLMQLFEGKTASSSRASRAEELAKLPLFERLEKRIVDGERNGLEADLEAAMQEKPPLEIINQHLLGGMKVVGDLFGSGQMQLPFVLQSAEVMKAAVAHLEPHMEKDDSGGKGRLLLATVKGDVHDIGKNLVDIIVSNNGYEVVNIGIKQPINAILDAAEEHKVDAIGMSGLLVKSTVIMKENLQEMNSRGISEKYPVMLGGAALTRSFVENDLDEVYQGDVRYAKDAFEGLHLMDRMMAVKRGETPEEDEAEAAKKAERKARRERSLRIAEKRKAAEGDIPDLYDESTRSDVDADALVPTPPFWGSKVIKGVPVADYLALLDERATFFGQWGLRGSKKGEGPSYEELVESEGRPRLRYWIDELATAGILQHAAVVYGYFPVVSEGNSLIVLDKEEPDAPERTRFTFPRQQRDRRLCLADFFRSREKAEETGQVDVLPMQLVTMGQPIADYANELFAKNSYRDYLEIHGMGVQMTEALAEYWHRRIRRELAFAGGGSAADEDPADVQEFFKLGYRGARFSFGYGACPEIEDRAKIVELLESERIGVVLSEEFQLHPEQSTDAVVCHHPEAKYFNT comes from the coding sequence ATGGCAGACCGGAAGAACGATCCCAGCGGGTTCCTGAAGGCCCTCGGTGAACGCGTGCTCGTCGCCGACGGCGGCATGGGGACGGCGTTGCAGGAGTACGACCTGTCGCTGGACGACTTCGCGAACCTCGAGGGCTGCAACGAGATCCTGAACGAGACCCGGCCTGACGTCGTGTCCTCGGTGTACCGGGGGTTCCTGGAGGCGGGCTCGGACGCCATCGAGACCAACACCTTCGGCACCAACCTCGCCAACCTCGGCGAGTACGGCATCCCGGAGCGGATCCGGGACCTGGCCGAGAAGGGAACCCGGCTGGCGCGTGAGGTCGCCGACGAGTTCTCCACGCCGGACAAGCCGCGGTTCCTGCTCGGCTCGATGGGGCCGGGCACGAAGCTGCCCACCCTCGGCCACGCTCCCTACGCCGACCTGCGCGATGCCTACGTCGAGAACGTGCTGGGCATGCTCGAAGGCGGCATCGACGTGGTCCTGGTGGAGACCTCGCAGGATCTGCTGCAGACCAAGGCCGCGATCGTCGCCGCGAAGCGGGCGATGCAGCAGACCGGCCGGTTCGTGCCGATCATCGCGCAGGTCACCGTCGAGCAGACCGGCACGATGCTGGTCGGTTCCGAGATCGGCGCGGCGCTGACCGCGCTGGAGCCGCTGGGCATCGACATGATCGGGATGAACTGCGCCACCGGCCCGGCCGAGATGAGCGAGCACCTGCGGGTGCTGTCCCAGCACGCGCGGGTGCCGATCTCGGTCATGCCCAACGCGGGCCTGCCCGAGCTGGGCCCCAACGGAGCGGTCTACCCGCTCAAGGCCGACGAGCTGGCCGAGGCCCTGGTCGGCTTCGTCAACGACTTCGGCGCCCGGCTGGTCGGCGGCTGCTGCGGCACCACCGGCGAGCACATCCGGGCGGTGTCGGAGGCGGTGGCGTCGCTGACCCCCGTCGAGCGCACCCCCGAGGTCATCCCGTCGATCTCGTCGATGTACCAGGCGGTGCCCTTCGAGCAGGACGCCTCGATCCTCAACGTCGGTGAGCGGACCAACGCCAACGGCTCCAAGGCGTTCCGCGAGGCGATGCTCGAGGAGCGCTACGAGGACTGCGTCGAGATCGCCAAGGCCCAGACCCGCGAGGGCGCGCACATGCTCGACCTGTGCGTGGACTACGTGGGCCGGGACGGCACCAAGGACATGCGCGAGCTGGCCTCGCGCCTGGCCACCGCCTCGACGCTGCCGATCATGGTCGACTCCACCGAGCCGGACGTCATCCAGGCCGGCCTGGAGCACCTCGGCGGCCGGTGCGCGGTCAACTCGGTCAACTACGAGGACGGCACCGAGCCGGGCGGCCGGTTCGAGCGGGTCATGGAGATGGTCCGCGAGCACGGCGCGACCGTCGTCGTCACCTGCATCGACGAGGAGGGCCAGGCCCGGACCAGGGACTGGAAGCTGCGCGTAGCGGAACGGATGATCGAGGACCTCACCACCAACTGGGGTCTGGAGAAGTCCGCGATCATCATCGACTGCCTGGTCTTCCCGATCACCACCGGGCAGGAGGAGGTCCGCAAGGACGGCATCGAGACGATCGAGGCCATCAAGGAGCTCAAGAAGCGCCACCCCGACGTGCAGACGACGCTGGGTCTGTCCAACGTCTCCTTCGGTCTGAACCCGGCCGCGCGCCAGGTGCTCAACTCGGTGTTCCTCAACGAGTGCCGGGAGGCCGGGCTGGACTCGGCGATCGTGAACTCCTCCAAGATCCTGCCGATGACCAAGATCGAGGAGGAGCCCCGCCAGGTCGCGCTGGACCTGGTCTACGACCGCCGCAGCGAGGGCTACGACCCACTGCAGAAGCTGATGCAGCTGTTCGAGGGCAAGACCGCCTCGTCCAGCCGTGCGTCGCGGGCCGAGGAGCTGGCCAAGCTGCCGTTGTTCGAGCGGCTGGAGAAGCGCATCGTCGACGGCGAGCGCAATGGGCTGGAGGCCGACCTCGAAGCGGCCATGCAGGAGAAGCCCCCGCTGGAGATCATCAACCAGCACCTGCTGGGCGGCATGAAGGTCGTCGGCGACCTGTTCGGTTCCGGCCAGATGCAGCTGCCGTTCGTCCTGCAGTCGGCCGAGGTGATGAAGGCCGCGGTGGCCCACCTGGAACCGCACATGGAGAAGGACGACTCCGGCGGCAAGGGCAGGCTGCTGCTGGCCACGGTCAAGGGCGACGTCCACGACATCGGCAAGAACCTGGTCGACATCATCGTCTCCAACAACGGCTACGAGGTGGTCAACATCGGCATCAAGCAGCCGATCAACGCCATCCTCGACGCCGCCGAGGAGCACAAGGTCGACGCGATCGGCATGTCCGGCCTGCTGGTCAAGTCGACGGTGATCATGAAGGAGAACCTCCAGGAGATGAACTCCCGGGGGATCTCCGAGAAGTACCCGGTGATGCTCGGTGGCGCGGCGCTGACCAGGTCCTTCGTGGAGAACGACCTGGACGAGGTCTACCAGGGCGACGTCCGCTACGCCAAGGACGCCTTCGAGGGCCTGCACCTGATGGACCGGATGATGGCCGTCAAGCGCGGGGAGACCCCGGAGGAGGACGAGGCCGAGGCGGCCAAGAAGGCCGAGCGCAAGGCCCGCCGCGAGCGGTCGCTGCGCATCGCCGAGAAGCGCAAGGCCGCCGAGGGCGACATCCCCGACCTCTACGACGAGTCGACCCGCTCCGACGTCGACGCCGACGCACTGGTGCCGACCCCGCCGTTCTGGGGTTCGAAGGTCATCAAGGGTGTCCCCGTCGCCGACTACCTCGCCCTGCTCGACGAGCGCGCGACGTTCTTCGGGCAGTGGGGCCTGCGCGGCTCCAAGAAGGGCGAGGGGCCCAGCTACGAGGAGCTGGTGGAGTCGGAGGGCAGGCCGCGGCTGCGGTACTGGATCGACGAGCTGGCCACGGCCGGGATCCTGCAGCACGCCGCGGTCGTCTACGGCTACTTCCCGGTGGTCTCCGAGGGCAACTCGCTGATCGTGCTGGACAAGGAGGAGCCGGACGCCCCGGAGCGCACCCGGTTCACCTTCCCGCGTCAGCAGCGGGACCGCAGGCTGTGCCTGGCCGACTTCTTCCGCTCGCGGGAGAAGGCCGAGGAAACCGGTCAGGTCGACGTGCTGCCGATGCAGCTGGTGACCATGGGCCAGCCGATCGCCGACTACGCCAACGAGCTGTTCGCCAAGAACTCCTACCGGGACTACCTGGAGATCCACGGGATGGGCGTGCAGATGACCGAGGCCCTGGCCGAGTACTGGCACCGCAGGATCCGCCGGGAGCTGGCGTTCGCCGGCGGCGGGTCGGCGGCCGACGAGGACCCGGCCGACGTGCAGGAGTTCTTCAAGCTCGGCTACCGGGGTGCCCGGTTCTCCTTCGGCTACGGCGCGTGCCCGGAGATCGAGGACCGTGCCAAGATCGTCGAGCTGCTCGAGAGCGAGCGGATCGGCGTAGTGCTGTCCGAGGAGTTCCAGCTGCATCCGGAGCAGTCCACGGACGCGGTCGTGTGCCACCACCCCGAGGCGAAGTACTTCAACACCTGA
- the ahcY gene encoding adenosylhomocysteinase, with protein sequence MSAKLQKVNGIEFAVKDLSLAEAGRHQLRLAEHEMPGLMATRREYAASKPLKGARIAGSLHMTVQTAVLIETLLELGAEVRWVSCNIFSTDDSAAAAVVVGPNGTPEKPEGTSVFAWKGETLEEYWWCTDQLFQFEGGQSPNMILDDGGDATLLVHKGVEFEAAGAVPQATDDDPDEYKVVLKTLRDSLSQDNQRFSKIAKEIRGVTEETTTGVHRLYEFAKTGELLFPAINVNDSVTKSKFDNKYGCRHSLVDGINRGTDVLIGGKTAVIAGFGDVGKGSAESLRGQGARVIVTEIDPICALQAAMEGYEVATIEDVVETADIFITTTGNFNIITAEHMAKMKHNAIVGNVGHFDNEIDMAGLEKVPGIKKVEIKPQVHEFTFEDGHAIIVLSEGRLLNLGNATGHPSFVMSNSFTNQTLAQIELWTKPGEYDKQVYVLPKHLDEKVARLHLDALGVKLTKLTKEQAAYIGVDVEGPYKPDHYRY encoded by the coding sequence ATGAGCGCGAAGCTGCAGAAGGTCAACGGCATCGAGTTCGCGGTGAAGGATCTGTCGCTGGCGGAGGCGGGCCGCCACCAGCTCCGCCTGGCCGAGCACGAGATGCCCGGCCTGATGGCAACTCGTCGCGAGTACGCGGCGTCGAAGCCGCTCAAGGGGGCGCGGATCGCCGGTTCGCTGCACATGACGGTGCAGACCGCGGTTCTCATCGAGACGCTGCTCGAGCTCGGCGCGGAGGTGCGCTGGGTGTCCTGCAACATCTTCTCCACCGACGACTCCGCCGCGGCGGCCGTCGTGGTCGGCCCGAACGGCACTCCGGAGAAGCCCGAGGGCACCTCGGTGTTCGCCTGGAAGGGCGAGACGCTGGAGGAGTACTGGTGGTGCACCGACCAGCTGTTCCAGTTCGAGGGCGGCCAGTCCCCGAACATGATCCTGGACGACGGTGGTGACGCCACGCTGCTGGTGCACAAGGGCGTCGAGTTCGAGGCCGCCGGCGCGGTGCCGCAGGCCACCGACGACGACCCGGACGAGTACAAGGTCGTCCTCAAGACCCTGCGCGACAGCCTGTCGCAGGACAACCAGCGCTTCAGCAAGATCGCCAAGGAGATCCGGGGCGTCACCGAGGAGACCACCACCGGTGTGCACCGCCTCTACGAGTTCGCCAAGACCGGCGAGCTGCTGTTCCCGGCGATCAACGTCAACGACTCGGTCACCAAGTCCAAGTTCGACAACAAGTACGGCTGCCGCCACTCCCTGGTCGACGGCATCAACCGGGGCACCGACGTGCTCATCGGTGGCAAGACCGCCGTCATCGCCGGTTTCGGTGATGTCGGCAAGGGTTCGGCGGAGTCGCTGCGCGGCCAGGGCGCTCGCGTGATCGTCACCGAGATCGACCCGATCTGCGCGCTGCAGGCGGCGATGGAGGGCTACGAGGTCGCGACGATCGAGGACGTCGTCGAGACGGCCGACATCTTCATCACCACGACCGGCAACTTCAACATCATCACCGCCGAGCACATGGCGAAGATGAAGCACAACGCGATCGTCGGCAACGTCGGTCACTTCGACAACGAGATCGACATGGCCGGCCTGGAGAAGGTCCCCGGCATCAAGAAGGTCGAGATCAAGCCGCAGGTCCACGAGTTCACCTTCGAGGACGGCCACGCGATCATCGTGCTGTCCGAGGGCCGGCTGCTGAACCTGGGCAACGCCACCGGTCACCCGAGCTTCGTCATGTCGAACTCGTTCACCAACCAGACCCTGGCCCAGATCGAGCTCTGGACCAAGCCGGGCGAGTACGACAAGCAGGTCTACGTGCTGCCCAAGCACCTGGACGAGAAGGTCGCCCGCCTGCACCTGGACGCCCTGGGCGTCAAGCTCACCAAGCTGACCAAGGAGCAGGCCGCCTACATCGGTGTGGACGTCGAGGGCCCGTACAAGCCCGACCACTACCGCTACTGA
- a CDS encoding mycobacterial-type methylenetetrahydrofolate reductase: protein MNTIALELVPPDLDGGEQKAVAEGRKIAELSRKSGLAGRIRHVMIPGIIQEDGDRPVDFRQKMDTIDFWQAIKPELDDMRALCTQVTAFHDEQKLGERLQDLRKADMDGIAFVGVPRNMSDGEGPGVAPTDALTKYQDVVPHRGSILIPTREGEQGRFGFKCERGATYGMTQLLHSDAIVEFLREFAETTPHRPEILLSFGFIPGVESKKKLIQWLIQDPGNEHVAKEQEFVARTAELGFEQRKQAVVDLYKRVVDGVHDLGFPLSVHLEAPYGYNEPAFETFAAMLEHWAPSPA from the coding sequence ATGAACACCATCGCACTCGAACTGGTTCCGCCCGACCTCGACGGCGGTGAGCAGAAGGCCGTGGCGGAAGGGCGAAAGATCGCCGAGCTCAGCCGCAAGAGCGGGCTGGCGGGCCGGATCCGGCACGTGATGATCCCCGGAATCATCCAGGAGGACGGGGACCGGCCGGTCGATTTCCGGCAGAAGATGGACACCATCGACTTCTGGCAGGCCATCAAGCCCGAACTCGACGACATGCGCGCCCTGTGCACGCAGGTCACCGCCTTCCACGACGAGCAGAAGCTGGGCGAGCGCCTGCAGGACCTGCGCAAGGCGGACATGGACGGCATCGCGTTCGTCGGCGTGCCCCGCAACATGAGCGACGGCGAGGGGCCCGGCGTGGCCCCGACGGACGCGCTCACCAAGTACCAGGACGTGGTTCCCCACCGCGGGTCCATCCTGATTCCGACCCGTGAAGGCGAGCAGGGCCGGTTCGGTTTCAAATGCGAGCGCGGCGCCACCTACGGAATGACGCAGCTGCTCCATTCCGACGCCATCGTCGAATTTCTGCGCGAATTCGCGGAAACCACGCCGCACCGCCCCGAGATCCTGCTGTCGTTCGGGTTCATTCCCGGCGTGGAGAGCAAGAAGAAGCTCATCCAGTGGCTCATCCAGGACCCGGGCAACGAACACGTCGCGAAGGAACAGGAGTTCGTGGCCCGCACCGCCGAGCTCGGTTTCGAGCAGCGCAAGCAGGCGGTCGTCGACCTCTACAAGCGGGTCGTCGACGGCGTGCACGACCTCGGCTTCCCGCTGAGCGTCCACCTCGAAGCGCCCTACGGCTACAACGAGCCGGCGTTCGAGACCTTCGCCGCGATGCTGGAGCACTGGGCGCCGAGCCCGGCCTGA
- a CDS encoding methylenetetrahydrofolate reductase, which yields MTRVVDRLRPGRTVFSVEFFPPKSDDEERLLWKAIREFEALDPAYVSVTYGAGGSSRDRTVRTTGRIASETTLVPVAHLTGVNHSIAELRHVIGSYAAEGIRNVLAIRGDPPGDPMGEWAPHPEGITYADELVRLVRGCGDFCVGVAAFPHMHPRSADLDSDTRHMVAKLRAGADFSVAQMFLEPEYFLRLRDRLVQRGCDQPLLPGIMPITTPKVLGMTTQLSNMTIPSAVSSVLDPLAGDPSGFRAAGIEITTKLCEKLIAEGVPALHFYSLNRAQATREVLGNLGLDGGVLKAA from the coding sequence ATGACTCGGGTCGTCGACCGGCTGCGGCCGGGCAGGACGGTGTTCTCGGTGGAGTTCTTCCCGCCGAAGAGCGACGACGAAGAGCGGCTGCTGTGGAAGGCGATCCGGGAGTTCGAGGCGCTGGACCCCGCCTACGTCTCGGTCACCTACGGGGCGGGCGGGTCCAGCCGGGACCGCACGGTGCGCACTACCGGCCGGATCGCGAGCGAGACCACGCTGGTGCCGGTGGCGCACCTGACCGGGGTGAACCACTCGATCGCCGAGCTGCGGCACGTCATCGGCTCCTACGCCGCCGAGGGCATCCGCAACGTGCTGGCGATCCGGGGCGACCCGCCGGGTGACCCGATGGGCGAGTGGGCACCGCACCCGGAGGGCATCACCTACGCCGACGAACTGGTCCGGCTGGTGCGCGGGTGTGGTGACTTCTGCGTGGGCGTCGCGGCGTTCCCGCACATGCACCCGCGCTCGGCGGACCTGGACTCCGACACCCGGCACATGGTCGCCAAGCTGCGTGCGGGGGCGGACTTCTCGGTGGCGCAGATGTTCCTGGAGCCGGAGTACTTCCTGCGGCTGCGCGACCGGCTGGTCCAGCGGGGCTGCGACCAGCCGCTGCTGCCGGGGATCATGCCGATCACCACGCCGAAGGTGCTGGGCATGACGACGCAGCTGAGCAACATGACGATCCCGTCCGCGGTGTCGTCGGTGCTCGACCCGCTGGCAGGCGACCCCTCGGGCTTCCGCGCCGCCGGGATCGAGATCACGACCAAGCTGTGCGAGAAGCTCATCGCCGAGGGCGTCCCGGCGCTGCACTTCTACAGCCTGAACCGCGCCCAGGCGACCCGGGAGGTCCTGGGCAACCTCGGCCTCGACGGCGGGGTGCTCAAGGCGGCCTGA